A single window of Collinsella aerofaciens DNA harbors:
- a CDS encoding DEAD/DEAH box helicase, with the protein MNAFDRYAPFIQDFIYSHDWESLRSIQVAAADAIFNTQDNVLLTASTASGKTEAAFFPILTEFWENPPASVGALYIGPLKALINDQFVRLNDLCEEADIPVWHWHGDVSQSHKAKLIKKPSGILQITPESLEALLIHKHMAIPRMFCDLRYVVIDEVHSLMRGDRGGQTLCLIERLSRMAGVQPRRIGLSATIGDPERTGAFLSQGTGRDCVIPRFEEPRRVWRISMEHFYNSGPQAQQRGFMSTGPQEAEVLACERIEMAPPTALPASGQDMRHSGQLTQEERRQRREQARGKAVPKDRHASSAPEGEVDIPRATEQALLSPTDTAPDNADPGMGYIFEHTRGRKCLVFANSREEAEAVCSMLRSYCESRHEPDRFLIHHGNLSASLRETAEELMRDEEQAQTTVTTSTLELGIDIGRLERAFQIDAPFTVSSFLQRMGRTGRRDLPPEMWFVMREEEPEPRTMMPETIPWKLLQGIALVQLYREEKWVEPPELDRLPYSLLYHQTMSTLASTGELTPAELAQRVLTLSYFHRVSTDDYRVLLRHLIKIDHIQATEGGGLIVGLAGERIINNFKFYAVFQENEEFTVRSESAELGTIVNPPPPGERIAIAGHCWIVEEVDWKRHTVFATQVKGRVPAYFGDCPGDINTHVLERMRKALNEHAAYPYLMGNARARLAQARHTAEISGAGTKPLINLGGDTWVLFPWLGSYAFLALERMLKIKCATELGLRGLDPSRPYFMQFKMKADEETFFEVLAAEAEKDFDPIELVYPGEVPYFDRYDEFVPEELVRKGFAEGVLDIEGMKQRVRSWHDHA; encoded by the coding sequence ATGAACGCTTTTGACCGCTATGCCCCGTTTATCCAGGATTTCATCTACTCCCACGATTGGGAGAGCCTGCGCTCTATCCAGGTTGCGGCAGCAGATGCAATCTTTAACACGCAAGACAATGTGCTCCTGACGGCATCCACGGCATCCGGCAAAACCGAGGCGGCCTTCTTTCCCATCCTGACCGAGTTTTGGGAGAACCCGCCCGCGAGCGTAGGCGCCCTCTACATTGGTCCTCTCAAAGCGCTCATCAACGACCAGTTTGTACGCCTCAACGATCTGTGCGAAGAGGCCGATATCCCCGTCTGGCACTGGCACGGCGATGTCTCGCAATCGCACAAGGCCAAGCTCATCAAAAAGCCAAGCGGCATTTTGCAGATTACGCCCGAATCACTCGAGGCGCTCCTGATCCACAAGCACATGGCCATCCCACGCATGTTCTGTGACCTGCGCTATGTGGTCATCGACGAAGTCCACTCGCTCATGCGCGGCGACCGCGGCGGGCAGACGCTCTGCCTTATCGAGCGCCTTTCGCGCATGGCGGGCGTGCAGCCCCGGCGCATTGGCCTTTCGGCCACCATCGGAGACCCGGAACGCACGGGTGCCTTTCTGTCGCAGGGAACAGGGCGCGACTGCGTCATTCCCCGCTTTGAGGAGCCGCGCCGCGTGTGGCGCATCTCCATGGAGCACTTCTACAACTCGGGCCCCCAGGCGCAGCAGCGAGGATTTATGAGCACAGGTCCGCAGGAAGCCGAGGTGCTCGCATGCGAGCGCATTGAGATGGCGCCACCCACGGCACTGCCTGCATCCGGACAAGACATGCGCCATAGTGGACAGCTTACACAGGAGGAGCGCCGTCAACGTCGCGAGCAGGCACGGGGCAAGGCCGTTCCTAAGGACCGTCACGCCTCCTCGGCCCCCGAGGGAGAAGTCGACATCCCGCGAGCGACCGAACAGGCGCTGCTCAGCCCCACCGACACCGCACCCGACAACGCCGACCCCGGCATGGGCTACATCTTTGAACATACCCGCGGCCGCAAGTGCCTGGTCTTTGCCAACTCGCGCGAGGAGGCAGAGGCCGTGTGCTCCATGTTGCGCAGCTACTGTGAAAGCCGGCACGAGCCCGACCGTTTCCTCATCCATCACGGTAATCTTTCGGCATCGTTGCGCGAGACGGCAGAAGAGCTTATGCGCGACGAGGAACAGGCACAGACGACCGTCACCACCTCCACGTTGGAGCTCGGCATTGATATCGGCCGTCTGGAGCGCGCGTTCCAGATCGATGCACCGTTTACCGTCAGCTCCTTTTTGCAGCGCATGGGGCGCACAGGCCGCCGCGATCTTCCGCCCGAGATGTGGTTTGTCATGCGCGAAGAGGAGCCCGAGCCGCGCACGATGATGCCCGAGACCATTCCGTGGAAGCTCCTGCAAGGCATCGCGCTTGTACAACTCTATCGCGAGGAAAAATGGGTTGAGCCGCCCGAGCTCGATCGGCTCCCCTACAGCCTGCTCTATCACCAGACCATGTCGACGCTTGCCAGCACCGGCGAGCTCACACCGGCCGAACTTGCCCAGCGCGTGCTCACGCTCAGTTATTTCCATCGCGTCTCGACCGATGACTATCGCGTGTTGCTGCGCCACCTCATCAAGATCGACCATATCCAGGCCACCGAAGGCGGTGGGCTCATCGTGGGCCTCGCGGGCGAGCGCATCATCAACAACTTTAAGTTCTACGCTGTATTCCAGGAAAACGAGGAGTTTACCGTTCGTAGCGAATCGGCCGAACTGGGCACGATTGTCAACCCGCCACCACCTGGCGAGCGCATCGCCATCGCGGGCCATTGCTGGATCGTCGAGGAAGTGGACTGGAAGCGTCATACCGTCTTTGCCACGCAGGTCAAGGGCCGCGTGCCGGCCTACTTTGGCGACTGCCCCGGTGACATCAATACACACGTACTCGAGCGCATGCGAAAGGCGCTCAACGAGCACGCGGCATATCCGTACCTCATGGGCAACGCACGGGCACGCCTTGCACAGGCTCGTCATACCGCCGAGATTTCGGGCGCGGGAACTAAACCGCTTATCAACCTGGGCGGCGACACCTGGGTACTCTTCCCCTGGCTGGGCAGCTACGCCTTTCTGGCGCTCGAACGTATGCTCAAGATTAAATGCGCCACGGAGCTTGGCCTTCGCGGACTCGACCCATCACGCCCGTACTTTATGCAGTTTAAGATGAAGGCCGACGAGGAGACGTTCTTTGAGGTGCTCGCCGCCGAGGCCGAGAAGGACTTCGATCCCATCGAGCTCGTCTATCCCGGCGAGGTGCCTTACTTTGATCGTTACGATGAGTTCGTTCCCGAAGAGCTCGTGCGCAAAGGCTTCGCCGAAGGCGTGCTCGACATCGAGGGTATGAAGCAGCGTGTCCGCAGCTGGCATGACCACGCCTAA
- a CDS encoding fused MFS/spermidine synthase, with translation MNKPSVSAGVVAGVALGAAALGAAAVAVRAACLQVARTRNGLARVKRVHDEGGDEIRVLVQGGVYQSASYVGDRWAEPVFAYYRAFDDVFESEDAMRDAYGHGIDRMLMLGGGGFAYPKFALMSHEGLRMDVIEYDGEITRLARRWFYLDELERAAGDRLRVITAEARSYLGVTSVGHRRYDVVVSDCFGGAEPVRELATVEALRLVRGSLNVGGIYIANIVSANEGSDVTFLRDCAATAVEVFAHAWVVPCGDAEFGGEENYLLIASDGDYAFAEAVPFDADFLGTALHDK, from the coding sequence ATGAACAAGCCAAGTGTTTCTGCCGGCGTCGTTGCCGGCGTTGCTCTGGGAGCCGCGGCGCTTGGTGCGGCCGCCGTCGCTGTTCGCGCTGCCTGTCTGCAGGTTGCGCGAACCCGCAATGGGTTGGCGCGTGTGAAACGCGTGCACGATGAGGGCGGCGATGAGATTCGCGTGTTGGTGCAAGGCGGCGTCTACCAAAGCGCGAGCTATGTCGGCGATCGTTGGGCGGAGCCCGTCTTTGCGTACTATCGTGCGTTTGACGACGTGTTTGAGTCCGAGGATGCGATGCGCGACGCTTATGGCCACGGCATCGACCGTATGCTTATGCTGGGCGGCGGTGGGTTTGCCTATCCCAAATTTGCGCTGATGTCGCACGAGGGCTTGCGCATGGACGTTATCGAGTATGACGGAGAGATTACGCGTCTGGCGCGCCGCTGGTTCTACCTAGACGAGCTGGAGCGCGCGGCGGGCGATCGCCTGAGGGTGATTACCGCCGAGGCGCGTTCGTATCTGGGCGTGACGAGCGTGGGCCATCGTCGCTACGACGTGGTCGTGAGCGATTGCTTTGGCGGTGCCGAGCCCGTACGCGAGCTGGCGACGGTTGAGGCGTTGCGTTTGGTGCGGGGCAGCCTAAATGTCGGCGGCATCTACATTGCCAATATCGTGAGCGCAAACGAGGGGAGCGACGTGACGTTCCTGCGCGACTGCGCTGCCACGGCAGTCGAGGTATTCGCCCACGCCTGGGTGGTCCCATGTGGCGATGCGGAGTTCGGCGGCGAGGAGAACTACCTGCTCATCGCCAGCGACGGCGACTACGCCTTTGCCGAAGCTGTGCCCTTCGACGCCGACTTCCTCGGCACCGCCCTTCACGACAAGTAA